The following proteins are encoded in a genomic region of Triticum dicoccoides isolate Atlit2015 ecotype Zavitan chromosome 1B, WEW_v2.0, whole genome shotgun sequence:
- the LOC119348857 gene encoding uncharacterized protein LOC119348857 yields the protein MAYYSDHQAYASNTANSTESIQELISKISHQLDDLAQQRGVVFEDRPSSYYPYSGGNPYVAPTCHICGFQGHSPAECQRGYSHTPDCFGMSFAQEHSSYQNNYSHGWPENPNMSYRSNNPEISSFASSNHMQGFRYEEESHNHAPQQFFSPPTHIPQYQEMCPMELNGPPFGQPTTPAPVEQSHVQVPTQDEFDDIDKLTLLSLEFTWSAEDDPIRPVILDEMKKIKSGKELVEEVRKIEKNINAGSTISSQLELSISGISFGTCEVPTPSHPAEQDSKSPEEERPQIEDELEDKEQDDQELQFPSDQVEDSSSTTPEEVQEAAVDEDEEPKIHWPIVIHERDVSGLPNPLDDMMPCDFFATTLHYMIPSLKIDLKTHLLGYDDIYPVSGITLICDDHSYFPRASPMLNETYHSHASLELNDKYHPHVSVDLADFYHPKHVLYSYAYVIGYSIDDLEGIIPATCIVSLVECSFRLLLVHDPLHADQVRDDIPWDHGGPMAWG from the coding sequence ATGGCTTACTATTCAGATCATCAGGCTTATGCGAGCAACACTGCAAACAGCACGGAAAGTATTCAAGAACTGATAAGTAAGATTTCCCATCAATTAGATGATTTAGCTCAGCAGAGAGGAGTAGTTTTTGAGGATAGGCCTAGTTCTTATTATCCTTATTCCGGAGGCAATCCTTATGTTGCTCCTACATGCCATATTTGTGGATTTCAGGGCCATTCGCCCGCTGAATGTCAGCGTGGTTACTCTCACACTCCAGATTGTTTTGGCATGAGCTTCGCTCAAGAGCATagctcataccaaaacaattactcaCATGGGTGGCCTGAAAACCCGAATATGTCATATAGGAGCAACAACCCTGAGATCTCATCGTTTGCTTCTAGTAATCATATGCAGGGATTTAGGTAtgaagaggagagccacaaccatGCACCACAACAGTTTTTTTCACCTCCTACTCATATACCTCAATACCAGGAGATGTGTCCAATGGAGTTAAATGGTCCTCCATTTGGTCAACCAACAACTCCAGCACCTGTTGAGCAATCTCATGTGCAAGTGCCCACACAAGATGAGTTCGATGACATAGACAAGCTCACATTGCTTAGTCTCGAGTTCACTTGGAGTGCTGAAGATGATCCAATTAGGCCGGTGATACTAGAtgaaatgaagaagatcaagagtgGAAAGGAACTAGTGGAAGAAGTAAGGAAGATTGAGAAGAACATCAATGCTGGCAGCACTATTTCTTCACAGCTAGAGCTGAGTATTTCTGGGATATCCTTTGGTACATGTGAGGTTCCAACACCGTCACATCCAGCTGAGCAAGATAGCAAGAGTCCAGAGGAAGAGAGACCTCAGATTGAAGATGAACTAGAAGACAAGGAACAAGATGATCAAGAGCTGCAATTTCCAAGTGATCAAGTTGAAGACTCATCATCTACTACTCCTGAAGAAGTACAAGaagctgctgtagatgaagatgaagaacctaagATTCATTGGCCTATTGTCATACATGAGCGTGATGTGTCAGGTTTACCCAATCCTCTTGATGACATGATGCCTTGTGATTTCTTTGCTACTACCTTGCATTACATGATACCATCACTTAAGATTGATTTGAAAACTCATTTGCTTGGATATGATGATATATACCCTGTTAGTGGCATTACTCTCATTTGTGATGATCATAGTTACTTTCCTCGTGCTAGTCCTATGCTTAATGAAACATATCATTCCCATGCTAGTCTTGAGCTTAATGATAAATATCATCCTCATGTTAGTGTTGACCTTGCTGATTTCTACCATCCTAAACATGTGCTTTATAGCTATGCTTATGTAATTGGATATTCGATTGATGACTTGGAGGGTATTATCCCTGCCACTTGCATTGTCTCTTTGGTTGAGTGCTCTTTCAGGCTGTTGCTTGTGCACGATCCACTACATGCTGACCAAGTTCGAGATGACATTCCCTGGGACCACGGTGGACCTATGGCATGGGGATGA